One Chromobacterium paludis genomic window carries:
- a CDS encoding SDR family NAD(P)-dependent oxidoreductase: MYTISPFPISIVVGGAGFIGANLCSMLLEAGRTVVVVDNLLRGSREYLDSEFISSRLFFIEADLSDRVSAELAFTKALSFGTVDEVWHLAANSDIPAGVEDADVDLKDTFLTTVEILRCMKKYKIGKLFFASSSAIYGDLGDQPLHEEIGPLLPISNYGAMKLASEAIISAAAESHLEKACLFRFPNVVGVPATHGVILDFVRKLKANNGHHLEVLGNGTQRKSYLHVSDLVSAMLHIRARTDLPKIFPINIGPIDEGVYVHWIAEQVVQRVAPDADIYFGNSNRGWIGDVPKFHYSTSKVQDLGWKPELGSEAAVLCAINEIACQEGF; the protein is encoded by the coding sequence ATGTATACAATTTCTCCATTTCCCATTTCTATCGTAGTGGGAGGAGCTGGTTTCATTGGTGCAAATCTTTGTTCGATGCTGTTGGAGGCTGGACGAACGGTTGTAGTTGTTGATAACCTTTTACGTGGAAGTCGGGAGTATTTGGATTCTGAGTTTATTTCCTCTCGATTGTTCTTTATAGAAGCTGATCTTTCGGATAGGGTATCTGCGGAGTTGGCATTTACTAAGGCTCTTTCGTTTGGAACCGTTGATGAAGTTTGGCATTTAGCGGCAAACTCGGACATCCCTGCAGGTGTGGAAGATGCTGATGTTGATTTGAAGGATACCTTCTTAACAACTGTAGAGATACTGCGTTGCATGAAGAAATATAAAATTGGCAAGCTTTTTTTCGCTTCAAGTTCAGCAATTTATGGAGATCTTGGTGATCAGCCGCTGCATGAGGAAATTGGTCCCCTTCTACCAATATCAAACTATGGTGCGATGAAACTGGCATCAGAGGCGATCATAAGTGCGGCAGCTGAAAGCCACCTTGAAAAAGCTTGTTTATTTCGCTTTCCTAATGTTGTGGGTGTGCCTGCTACCCATGGCGTCATCTTGGATTTTGTACGGAAACTAAAAGCGAATAATGGGCACCATCTTGAAGTACTGGGAAACGGTACTCAGCGTAAGTCTTACCTACACGTAAGTGACCTTGTTTCAGCTATGCTGCATATCCGTGCCCGCACAGATTTACCTAAGATCTTTCCTATTAATATTGGCCCTATTGATGAGGGAGTCTATGTTCACTGGATAGCTGAGCAGGTTGTCCAGCGTGTGGCGCCAGATGCAGATATTTACTTTGGTAATAGTAATCGCGGTTGGATTGGCGATGTTCCTAAATTCCATTACTCTACGTCCAAGGTTCAAGATTTAGGTTGGAAGCCAGAGCTAGGATCTGAGGCTGCAGTACTTTGCGCAATTAATGAAATAGCTTGTCAAGAAGGCTTTTAG
- a CDS encoding MraY family glycosyltransferase yields the protein MLLILFCSTLFALVAGAALIHYAHLHEHFSADHDLTGVQKFHAKPVPRVGGLPLMAGLVIGSCVVFYLIRSWLPILLIIASVPAFGVGLLEDLTKKIGPGPRLFATFLAAVLAYFLVNAELVRLDIPGVDILLKQFWVLALLLTIVAVGGVAHAVNIIDGYNGLSGVVAIFIFLAMAYVSFKVQDQVLMGICFAMIGAIAGFLFWNFPRGMIFAGDGGAYLVGFMMAEVAVLLVGRHSEVSPWFPLLCVIYPVFETLYSIYRKKFLRGMSPGMPDGLHLHMLVYKRLVRWMVGSKDAAHLTQRNSLTSPYLWALSSFSVVPAMLFWNNTPVLIGFVLVFMFSYVRLYRMIIRFRTPRWLMLRKTPNA from the coding sequence ATGCTATTAATTTTGTTTTGTTCTACGTTATTTGCCCTAGTGGCTGGGGCGGCACTGATACATTACGCTCATTTGCACGAGCATTTTTCAGCTGACCATGACCTTACTGGCGTACAAAAGTTTCATGCTAAACCCGTACCTAGGGTTGGAGGGCTGCCATTAATGGCAGGCTTGGTGATTGGAAGCTGTGTTGTGTTTTACCTAATAAGGTCATGGTTGCCAATATTATTAATTATTGCTTCAGTGCCTGCATTTGGTGTGGGTTTGCTAGAGGATTTGACAAAAAAGATCGGTCCTGGACCGCGGCTTTTTGCTACTTTTTTAGCAGCTGTTTTGGCATATTTTTTGGTCAACGCCGAGCTTGTGCGCTTGGATATTCCTGGTGTTGATATTCTACTCAAGCAGTTTTGGGTTCTTGCCTTGTTGTTGACCATTGTCGCGGTGGGTGGAGTTGCTCACGCTGTTAATATTATTGATGGTTACAACGGCTTGTCAGGCGTGGTGGCTATTTTCATATTCTTGGCAATGGCCTACGTGTCATTCAAAGTGCAGGACCAAGTGCTAATGGGCATTTGCTTTGCCATGATCGGTGCTATTGCAGGTTTCTTGTTCTGGAATTTCCCGCGGGGGATGATTTTTGCAGGGGATGGAGGGGCATATTTGGTCGGTTTTATGATGGCGGAGGTTGCCGTGCTGTTGGTTGGGCGACATTCAGAGGTTTCGCCGTGGTTCCCTCTGCTGTGTGTGATTTATCCTGTTTTTGAAACATTGTATTCAATTTACCGTAAAAAATTTCTCAGGGGAATGTCGCCGGGTATGCCGGATGGTTTGCACCTGCATATGCTTGTGTACAAACGTCTAGTACGTTGGATGGTGGGTTCTAAGGATGCTGCTCACCTCACCCAGCGCAATAGCCTGACGTCTCCCTACTTGTGGGCGCTGTCCTCGTTCTCGGTGGTGCCCGCCATGCTGTTCTGGAACAATACACCGGTGCTGATCGGCTTTGTGCTTGTATTCATGTTCAGTTACGTTCGCCTTTATCGGATGATCATCCGCTTCCGTACCCCTCGCTGGCTAATGCTGCGCAAGACCCCCAACGCCTGA
- the groES gene encoding co-chaperone GroES: protein MAIRPLHDRVVIKRLEAEEKTASGIVLPGAAAEKPDMGEVLAVGNGKILENGERRPLELKVGDKVIFGKYSGQTVKVDGDEVLVMREEDVMGIVE from the coding sequence ATGGCAATTCGTCCTCTGCACGACCGTGTTGTTATCAAGCGCCTCGAGGCTGAAGAAAAGACCGCTTCCGGCATCGTTCTGCCGGGTGCCGCGGCTGAGAAGCCGGACATGGGCGAGGTTCTGGCCGTCGGTAACGGCAAGATCCTGGAAAACGGCGAGCGCCGCCCGCTGGAGCTGAAGGTCGGCGACAAGGTGATCTTCGGCAAGTATTCCGGCCAAACCGTGAAGGTGGACGGCGACGAAGTCCTCGTGATGCGCGAGGAAGACGTAATGGGCATCGTTGAGTAA
- a CDS encoding HAD-IIIA family hydrolase has translation MSELAKKSNVAILAGGMGTRLRERSGDLPKPMVPVLGKPVLQHQIELCRKYGFTDIALLVQHRYEKIADFFGDGSAFDVSLTYVIEEVPRGTAGALRDALPILDERFLVLYGDTFIDVNLRKFWNAHISSSAAGMLLLHPNDHPQDSDLVDIDSQGKVQGILPYPHPPGRVVRNLVNAALYVLERDGLEDVTPAKGKADIAKNMFPLMLGLGRHLHGYITPEYIKDMGTPDRLDKVERDLILGLPERLSCRHLRRAVFLDRDGTLNREVNHLKTRDQLELLPGVAAAVRSLNRNGTLAVVVTNQPVVARGDVTLEELEQIHAGLESELGAGGAFLDGLYFCPHHPDKGFPGEVMALKLACRCRKPEPGLIDVACQDLNIDRHNSWMVGDTTSDIEAGQRAGVRTILLRTGYAGGDAKCNIRADYTCADLSDATDWILRGHADLSQRMMSIAMTASRGKRIVLIGGLARAGKSFAAQVLKELLHSIGCKSHVISLDGWLKPKYLRSERVGVCDRYELSKVGGLIAEVARSASRELLCEPLYDRVTGTAGALSIEHSIGPNDVLIVEGVPALLIDELSSLQGTVKVYIDIDEALRSKRLAADYAWRDVQIDQSINTLAMREYDEISMVMKTRALAEFVVQQKLGRESE, from the coding sequence GTGAGTGAGTTAGCAAAGAAGAGTAACGTAGCAATTTTGGCTGGTGGGATGGGGACGAGGCTCCGAGAACGTAGCGGCGATCTACCAAAGCCCATGGTGCCAGTGCTCGGTAAACCGGTGTTACAGCATCAAATTGAATTATGTCGGAAGTATGGATTTACTGACATTGCATTATTGGTGCAGCATCGCTACGAGAAAATCGCTGACTTCTTTGGTGATGGTTCGGCTTTCGATGTATCGCTCACCTATGTGATAGAGGAGGTGCCACGCGGGACTGCCGGTGCACTACGTGACGCATTGCCTATTCTTGACGAGCGTTTTTTAGTTTTGTATGGCGATACTTTTATTGATGTCAACTTGCGAAAATTTTGGAATGCGCATATATCATCTAGTGCGGCTGGCATGTTATTGCTACACCCAAATGATCATCCGCAAGATTCTGATTTGGTTGATATTGATAGTCAAGGTAAAGTGCAAGGTATCCTTCCATACCCACACCCACCGGGTCGGGTTGTGCGAAATCTAGTCAATGCGGCTTTGTATGTACTTGAGCGTGATGGGCTGGAAGATGTGACACCTGCTAAAGGTAAGGCTGATATCGCGAAGAACATGTTTCCGCTCATGTTAGGCTTGGGGCGGCATCTTCATGGATACATAACCCCAGAATATATTAAGGACATGGGGACGCCTGATCGCCTTGACAAAGTTGAGCGGGATTTGATCTTAGGCCTTCCGGAGAGGCTTTCATGCCGACATCTTCGTCGCGCGGTATTTCTTGATCGTGATGGTACGTTGAACCGTGAAGTTAATCATCTTAAGACTCGTGATCAACTGGAATTGCTGCCTGGTGTTGCCGCTGCAGTGCGTAGCTTAAACCGTAATGGTACTCTCGCTGTGGTCGTTACTAATCAACCAGTTGTTGCTCGTGGTGATGTAACCCTCGAAGAGCTTGAGCAGATCCATGCTGGACTCGAGTCTGAGCTTGGTGCTGGTGGTGCTTTTCTTGATGGCCTATATTTTTGCCCACATCATCCTGACAAAGGTTTTCCTGGTGAGGTGATGGCGCTCAAGTTAGCTTGTCGTTGTCGTAAACCTGAACCAGGCCTCATAGATGTGGCCTGTCAAGATTTAAACATTGATCGGCATAACTCTTGGATGGTTGGTGATACAACCTCAGACATTGAGGCTGGTCAACGCGCAGGTGTGAGGACCATTCTGTTGCGAACTGGTTATGCAGGAGGTGATGCCAAGTGCAATATTCGTGCAGATTACACTTGCGCTGATTTGTCCGATGCAACTGATTGGATTCTTAGAGGGCATGCAGACCTGTCCCAGCGGATGATGTCGATAGCGATGACGGCGAGCCGTGGTAAACGTATTGTGTTGATAGGCGGACTTGCTCGCGCTGGTAAGAGTTTTGCGGCCCAAGTGCTAAAAGAACTACTACATTCGATTGGTTGTAAGTCTCATGTTATTTCTCTCGATGGATGGTTAAAACCGAAATATTTGAGATCCGAGAGAGTTGGGGTGTGTGATCGCTATGAGTTGTCTAAGGTTGGTGGCTTGATCGCAGAGGTGGCCCGCTCTGCTTCGCGCGAGTTGCTTTGTGAACCATTGTATGACCGTGTCACTGGTACTGCTGGGGCGCTTTCGATAGAACACTCAATTGGGCCTAATGATGTCCTTATTGTTGAGGGTGTCCCTGCACTTTTGATAGATGAACTCAGTAGTTTGCAGGGTACTGTCAAAGTATATATTGATATTGATGAAGCTCTGCGTTCAAAAAGATTGGCTGCTGACTACGCATGGAGAGATGTTCAAATTGATCAATCAATAAATACGTTGGCTATGAGAGAGTATGATGAAATTTCGATGGTTATGAAAACACGAGCGCTGGCAGAGTTTGTCGTTCAGCAGAAGTTAGGGAGGGAAAGTGAATGA
- a CDS encoding D-sedoheptulose-7-phosphate isomerase: MSTNFTVTNYFAAHAFLGQKIDTVAFQKGIDMIKAAFDSGKKIITCGNGGSASTASHYITDWNKMVHLTTGKKFRGVSLCDNVGLITAYGNDLAYSDVFSGQVDALMDEGDLLVAVSGSGNSPNVIKAIEAAKKSGGIVLGVVGYDGGKMMPMCDHNVWVQSFDMQLCEDVHLMFGHMVMKTLCNFSIK; this comes from the coding sequence ATGTCTACAAATTTTACTGTCACTAATTATTTTGCTGCTCATGCTTTTTTGGGGCAGAAGATTGATACCGTTGCTTTTCAAAAAGGCATTGATATGATCAAGGCTGCTTTTGATAGCGGGAAGAAAATTATTACATGCGGTAATGGTGGTAGTGCATCAACTGCATCTCATTACATTACTGACTGGAATAAGATGGTTCATCTCACGACAGGAAAAAAATTCCGAGGAGTTTCTTTGTGCGATAATGTCGGGCTGATAACTGCTTACGGAAATGATTTGGCATATTCAGATGTTTTTTCAGGCCAGGTAGACGCCTTAATGGATGAGGGAGATTTGCTTGTTGCAGTAAGTGGTAGCGGAAATTCTCCTAATGTAATTAAGGCTATAGAGGCTGCTAAAAAGTCTGGTGGCATAGTTTTGGGTGTTGTAGGTTATGATGGTGGTAAGATGATGCCCATGTGTGATCATAATGTTTGGGTGCAATCCTTTGATATGCAACTTTGTGAAGATGTCCATCTTATGTTCGGACACATGGTAATGAAGACACTTTGTAATTTTTCAATAAAATAA
- a CDS encoding GHMP family kinase ATP-binding protein, which produces MIVSKTPLRMSFVGGGSDLPAFYREEVGAVLSTSIDKYIYVCVNKKFDGRIRVSYTRTEDVELRQQVEHPLVREALDLLRIDGGIEIVSMADIPSKGSGLGSSSTYTVGLLNALYAYRNQFASKGILADQACDIEINRCGEPIGKQDQYAAAFGGLNLIRFHPDDSVSVDPVICKPEILQMMEDSMIVFFTGRTRSASAVLANQSVALQTSDRKSLMRRMVQLAFEMKEQLESGSLDYFGDLLDENWRLKAQLTEGISDPQIDSWYSRGLANGALGGKLLGAGNGGFILFYAPKERHPKIISALAELQQVKFRFDRAGAQIVFYQPIM; this is translated from the coding sequence ATGATTGTTAGTAAGACTCCATTGAGGATGAGCTTCGTGGGGGGGGGCAGTGATCTCCCTGCTTTCTATCGTGAGGAAGTCGGTGCTGTATTATCGACATCTATCGACAAGTATATATATGTTTGTGTTAACAAAAAATTTGATGGCAGAATACGAGTCAGTTATACACGGACTGAAGATGTTGAGTTGAGGCAGCAAGTAGAGCATCCGCTTGTGCGCGAGGCTCTCGACTTACTTAGAATTGATGGCGGTATTGAAATTGTATCCATGGCGGATATTCCTTCTAAGGGGTCTGGCTTAGGGTCATCTAGTACCTACACAGTTGGCTTACTTAATGCCCTCTATGCGTATAGGAATCAATTTGCTTCAAAAGGTATACTGGCTGATCAGGCATGTGATATTGAGATCAATCGATGCGGAGAACCGATCGGTAAGCAGGATCAATATGCTGCAGCCTTTGGAGGCCTTAACCTTATCAGATTCCATCCAGATGATTCAGTTTCTGTAGATCCTGTTATCTGTAAGCCTGAGATATTGCAGATGATGGAAGATTCCATGATTGTATTTTTTACGGGCCGTACGCGTAGCGCATCTGCAGTGCTCGCGAATCAGTCTGTTGCTTTGCAGACTTCTGATCGTAAATCATTAATGCGTCGAATGGTGCAATTAGCTTTTGAGATGAAAGAGCAGTTAGAGTCAGGGTCACTTGATTACTTCGGTGACTTGCTAGATGAGAATTGGAGACTTAAAGCACAACTTACTGAAGGTATTTCTGATCCACAAATTGATTCTTGGTATTCTCGGGGGCTTGCCAATGGTGCATTGGGAGGGAAATTACTAGGTGCTGGCAATGGAGGTTTTATATTGTTTTATGCACCAAAAGAAAGGCATCCTAAAATAATTTCTGCACTGGCTGAGTTGCAGCAAGTTAAATTCAGGTTTGATCGAGCAGGTGCTCAAATCGTTTTTTATCAACCGATTATGTGA
- a CDS encoding glycosyltransferase, whose amino-acid sequence MRDLTPRISIVVPTFNEAPHIIRASLESIQRQTFTDYECIVVDESTQPELAEYCRVVCSEDSRFVYIHPNERLGLAKSLNLAISMSRGNLIARFDSDDICISDRLALQVAFLDAHPEVSLVGGALEIINSEGNTLAHRLYPESSSDIAKGMQVTNTIAHPTVMFRKEVFERYGGYNGDYRFSEDLELWLRWLNAGLKFANLQKVLVQYRQDSTCRNQKHWRYNLKARISNFCIRYLIIRILGIAAIAFWAVLPNPVQEFFFKLLILQRRNQGVPQ is encoded by the coding sequence ATGCGTGATCTAACTCCACGTATTAGCATTGTGGTACCTACTTTCAATGAGGCACCTCATATCATTCGCGCTAGCCTTGAAAGCATTCAGCGTCAGACCTTCACGGACTACGAATGCATTGTTGTTGATGAGAGTACTCAGCCGGAACTTGCCGAATACTGCCGAGTAGTTTGCTCTGAGGATTCTAGATTTGTTTATATACATCCAAATGAGCGTCTTGGATTAGCTAAAAGCCTTAATCTTGCAATTTCTATGTCTCGTGGGAATTTGATCGCAAGATTTGATTCTGATGATATTTGTATTTCGGACCGGCTTGCGCTTCAAGTTGCATTTCTTGATGCTCACCCGGAAGTATCATTGGTTGGTGGGGCGCTTGAGATTATAAACAGTGAGGGCAATACGCTTGCTCATCGCCTATATCCTGAGTCCTCTTCAGATATTGCGAAAGGTATGCAGGTTACGAACACGATTGCGCACCCGACAGTCATGTTTCGTAAAGAAGTTTTTGAACGATATGGTGGATATAATGGTGATTATCGTTTCTCGGAAGATTTGGAGCTGTGGTTGCGGTGGCTTAATGCGGGGCTTAAATTTGCTAATTTACAAAAAGTACTCGTTCAGTATAGGCAAGACAGTACTTGTCGGAATCAAAAACATTGGCGGTATAATCTGAAAGCACGCATTTCAAACTTCTGTATCCGCTATTTAATTATCCGTATTTTGGGTATAGCTGCTATTGCTTTTTGGGCTGTGCTACCTAACCCAGTTCAGGAGTTTTTCTTTAAGCTCCTGATCTTACAGCGCCGCAATCAGGGAGTGCCACAGTGA
- a CDS encoding glycosyltransferase family 4 protein: MRVAFILPSNAKAAPNVVASLLIKQLVKSNIVVDLFVFKFSEVDRELPFEIKPVLLNFKFEFSNYDIVHSMGFKPDLFVFMNKMLGKIGSCKIVTTIHSDVKKDLIDLYGFCRGFFFSTLWRCASCKFDARIFLNNIQMSNFGFHSKYLINRVIPNAVELSDYKFSWQVKMKNIVLYCGALRDIKGVDIALNSVRFSNLFNLDVVGDGSKRSVRRYHDIVKQNDIEGRVRFLGHSSDVNTLLSKYKIIIVPSRSEGFGLIILEAIYSGLYVICNDIPELRSLFNNFPVFFYKENDAKSLALVIEKILDLPDIRSVDNFFKEKFAPDIMGRAYINVYKELAAE, translated from the coding sequence ATGAGAGTTGCATTTATATTACCATCAAATGCGAAAGCTGCACCTAATGTAGTTGCTAGCCTTTTAATAAAGCAATTAGTGAAGAGTAATATTGTAGTTGATTTATTTGTTTTTAAATTTTCTGAAGTTGATCGTGAGTTGCCTTTTGAAATCAAACCAGTTTTATTGAATTTTAAATTTGAATTTTCTAATTATGACATTGTGCATTCTATGGGTTTTAAACCTGATTTATTCGTCTTTATGAATAAAATGCTAGGTAAAATTGGCAGCTGTAAGATTGTTACTACAATTCATAGTGATGTAAAAAAAGATCTCATAGACTTGTATGGATTTTGTCGTGGCTTTTTTTTCTCAACATTATGGCGATGCGCTAGCTGCAAATTTGATGCAAGGATATTTCTGAATAACATTCAGATGTCTAATTTTGGATTTCATTCGAAGTATCTTATTAACAGGGTTATTCCAAATGCGGTAGAGCTTTCTGATTATAAATTTAGTTGGCAAGTGAAGATGAAAAATATAGTTCTTTATTGTGGAGCATTGAGGGATATAAAAGGCGTAGATATTGCATTAAATTCAGTAAGATTTTCAAATTTATTTAATTTAGATGTAGTGGGTGATGGGAGTAAGAGATCTGTTCGTAGGTATCATGATATTGTTAAACAAAATGATATAGAAGGGCGTGTAAGATTTTTAGGACATTCAAGTGATGTCAATACTCTACTTTCAAAATATAAAATAATTATTGTTCCTTCTCGCTCTGAAGGATTTGGATTGATAATATTAGAAGCTATATATAGCGGGCTGTATGTTATTTGTAATGATATACCTGAGCTAAGAAGTTTATTTAATAATTTTCCAGTTTTTTTCTACAAGGAAAATGATGCAAAAAGCCTTGCGTTGGTGATAGAAAAAATATTGGACTTGCCGGATATACGCAGTGTTGATAATTTTTTTAAGGAAAAATTTGCACCTGATATAATGGGAAGGGCATATATTAATGTGTATAAAGAGCTTGCAGCCGAGTAA